In Acidobacteriota bacterium, one DNA window encodes the following:
- a CDS encoding nickel-dependent hydrogenase large subunit — MASELRFDNLPIRSAAEGGFSLCEGVWPEPFVVANGAERREQARLRAQVIQELRQKQEVQTFEVSTLTQTSGGLGLYSVVDLVQRKVWDARLSMNLLREYEPLLLQRHPSDAPHFASRACGRDSGAQTIASIMALEMAYGVVPPPLVVLLRNLGQSAELIANNLYSLFMLSGPDYSEAVMSRTNPALWRKAQQSAAPGALLHGMPTIASIMLGLNRLQGHLHSEAWQLLRTARELTAILFGKYPHPTTLYPGGIGIVADKELFTQVLGRLNQLVDFAKRVLALWNDLINFLLESEPRFKRLGQTRANLLSAGLWDNPQHYDASYENCSAWGEHRWLTPGVVIGGALRTTRLAELNLGVEEFVEHSYYQPWAGDYCDADPAGAPLSPYHPWNKQTLPQPATRAWLGRYSWLTAPRWDRETVETGALAQLWITALADRLTSEFIQVTQQGLEIELPKFQLPAFKFCWQLPAQPNTLERVRARAAQTAYTAMAAFEMLLQGFDYLRRPGKHELSVRYHVPKAAMGVGFWESGRGPALHHLLIAEGKLLNYQLSTPQNWLASPRDCYSALGAIEAALLNTPILEEFTEPDEFTGIDLMRTIRSFDP, encoded by the coding sequence TTGGCGTCTGAGCTGCGCTTCGACAACTTGCCCATTCGCAGTGCGGCTGAGGGCGGTTTCTCGCTTTGCGAAGGCGTGTGGCCGGAACCATTCGTGGTGGCCAACGGCGCTGAGCGGCGCGAACAGGCGCGGCTGCGGGCGCAGGTGATTCAGGAACTTCGTCAAAAACAGGAAGTGCAGACCTTTGAAGTTTCTACGCTGACGCAAACCAGCGGCGGATTGGGTCTTTACAGCGTGGTTGATCTGGTGCAGCGCAAAGTCTGGGATGCGCGGCTGAGCATGAACTTGTTGCGCGAATACGAACCGCTGCTGTTGCAGCGTCACCCTTCCGATGCGCCGCATTTTGCGAGCCGGGCCTGTGGGCGTGACAGCGGCGCGCAAACGATTGCCTCAATCATGGCGTTGGAGATGGCTTACGGCGTAGTGCCGCCGCCGCTGGTGGTGCTGCTGCGCAATCTGGGGCAAAGCGCCGAACTGATCGCCAATAACCTCTACAGCCTTTTCATGCTATCGGGGCCGGACTATTCAGAGGCCGTGATGAGCCGCACGAATCCGGCGCTCTGGCGCAAGGCTCAGCAGTCGGCTGCGCCCGGCGCGCTGCTGCACGGGATGCCCACGATTGCCAGCATTATGCTGGGCTTGAATCGCCTGCAAGGGCATTTGCACAGCGAGGCCTGGCAATTGCTGCGCACGGCGCGCGAACTGACGGCCATTCTGTTCGGCAAATACCCGCATCCGACCACGCTGTATCCGGGTGGCATCGGGATTGTGGCGGACAAAGAGCTGTTCACGCAGGTGCTAGGCCGGCTGAATCAATTGGTGGATTTTGCCAAGCGCGTGCTGGCGCTGTGGAATGACCTCATCAATTTCCTGCTCGAAAGCGAACCGCGCTTCAAGCGTCTGGGCCAGACGCGGGCCAACTTGCTGAGCGCCGGGCTGTGGGATAACCCGCAGCATTACGACGCCAGTTATGAAAATTGTAGCGCCTGGGGCGAACACCGTTGGCTGACGCCTGGCGTTGTCATCGGTGGCGCGTTACGGACGACGCGGCTGGCCGAACTCAACCTGGGCGTGGAGGAGTTTGTCGAGCACTCTTATTACCAGCCCTGGGCGGGCGATTATTGTGACGCAGACCCGGCGGGCGCGCCGTTGTCGCCCTATCATCCCTGGAACAAACAGACCCTGCCGCAACCGGCGACGCGCGCCTGGCTGGGGCGTTATTCCTGGTTGACCGCGCCGCGTTGGGATCGCGAAACCGTCGAAACCGGCGCCTTGGCGCAATTGTGGATCACGGCCTTGGCCGACCGGCTGACCAGTGAATTTATCCAGGTGACGCAGCAGGGGCTGGAAATCGAATTGCCGAAATTTCAACTGCCGGCCTTCAAATTTTGCTGGCAGCTTCCGGCGCAACCCAACACATTGGAGCGCGTGCGCGCACGCGCCGCGCAAACGGCTTACACCGCGATGGCGGCCTTTGAAATGTTATTGCAGGGGTTCGATTACTTGCGCCGCCCCGGCAAGCACGAACTTTCTGTGCGTTACCACGTGCCAAAAGCGGCGATGGGTGTGGGTTTTTGGGAAAGCGGACGCGGCCCCGCCTTGCATCATCTATTGATTGCTGAGGGCAAGTTGCTTAACTACCAACTGAGCACGCCGCAAAATTGGCTGGCGTCGCCGCGCGATTGTTACAGCGCGCTGGGCGCCATCGAAGCGGCCTTGCTGAATACGCCCATCCTGGAAGAGTTCACCGAACCGGACGAATTTACCGGCATTGACTTAATGCGGACGATCCGCAGTTTTGATCCGTAA